Within Styela clava chromosome 8, kaStyClav1.hap1.2, whole genome shotgun sequence, the genomic segment TAACAAATTCAGAAATGTGTCGTATTCAGGCTGGTCTAAGATTACAAAAAAGCTTATATGCTTCTGGTATATTTGTATTATAGGTTCATTGATGTCAGTCACAAACATACAGTAATTACTCATTATTGCAGGGATCATACAATATACATAACTTCTAAATTGAACTGGGGCATACATTCCGGAGAGTTTATAAATTTACCTTGTAAATTAGCATGCTTCAGAGCAGCAGACTTCTTGCAACAACTACCAAGCAATCTTATACATTCTTCTCTACTCACTGTACTATCGGATACTGCAGCATTTGCCTGAATCAATAAacacaatatttaataaaaagacATGAAAGTATACTTGATCAAAAATCCCCCAAACACTGATCAATGTTACACCCCTTATGCTGTATTCCCACAAATAAACCATAGCACATCCTGTTCGCCAGAATCATTTCAGTTGTTAATTCAGCTTCCTTTGATACGagtattttatcaatttaagAATATTTGAACCAAAAAAACTTGATCCACTAAAACAGTTTGCATCCTATTTTGTTGTTGAATAATAATTTGTTGTCAATTGGAGCAGAGTACAGAGAGAGTCAACTAACAAAGAGCCTATAATTTATCAGCTGCAATATTTTCACAGGTCAGAATACTAAATTAAAAATCTGATACAATGCCGTAACTCATAAGAAATATCTATATCATCACGCACCTGGCATATAAGAGCAAGGACCATGTTTTCAGTATCTTGGagtttttgatatatatctgatgcatgcaaaaaatgttttctGGCTTCAGACAGTTCATTTtgcttattataaatattagcGAGTTTCAAGTTAGTTTCCGCTgctttttgttgatttttttcattgtttctgcaAAATATAGTTGATGAGAAAACGAAACTTTTTAACATTGCTGTAATATCAGTAAACAATTTGATGGAGATTGAATCACTGAAATAAATAGTTCATTTTTCCTTTTTCAGCTAAATCATGCTTTGCTCGCAATGGTACATGGTTGTAAAACATACTCATGCAATGCATTTAATATGCAATGTTGGAGCAAACTTcgtaaaaaaataatactaaataGTCAAagatcggcgctccagaagtatgtgtaccaatatagaggtaccggtaactaattttgttcgcctattttacatcaagttgtatgaagggactgaaacctatgggcagagggatattcacttggctaacacagacagtccccgaacttgtaatagaactaaaataaggaaaatcgggatAGAATTATGGCccgaccctaacctggtgcacatactacgggagtatccaaaGATCTCTCCAAGAAAATAAGGACAAATGAATATAAGGATAACAACATCAACACAAAGTACAGTAATCCTTTTGTTCTTTACCGAACTACTGTTTACTTGTTTCTCACCCATATGCCAGCAATGCAAGCTGATAAAATTTCGAAGCTTTTTCAATATCACCTATTTTTTCGTATCCAATAGCAAGATTGAAATAAACGTCTCCCTTTTCTGACTGTGAATTTGGCAGAATACCTGTTATTTTtagggaaaaaaaattataactccCAAACATGTACGCATGATATCAACATCCACATTTTTGTAAATCCAGTGTAGAAAGGAGAATTAAAAATGAGTCAGGAagttgataaatattaaaataactatTCATGAACATTCCAAGATAGGGAAGAGCCTATCAAACAATTAACTACAAGGTTGCATGCTAGTACTGCTGACCAGAGGTTCAGTGTGATGTCTGGAATAAATTGAACACACAAAAGACAATCACTCCTCATATCTTAGAGAAGTCAAAATAGGAGTCACCAATGCTTTTAACTATGGGTTCTTACCACTTACTGAAGACAGCGTGAAATACAGCAGAAATACAGTGCAAAACAGaaggaaaattaaataaaaaatatttatcctaTTGAAGTAACATTTCAACTCACTAGGTGTTTTAACAAAAGTTTCATGTTCAAGCACAGTATGTAAAACGTTGATGCCACGTGCTGTATCGCCACCTGCTATATGTGCGGCTCCAAGATTGAatgcacaaatttgttccattCCATCTTTTGAGTTGAGCAGAAGGGCAAATTTGTAGGATTTAACAAACTcctgcaaaataaaattttatttgagatTGTACAGTGATTTCTGATTGTACTACAGTAATTAACTTACTCATAATTAGTATAATAACAGCGTAACCAGTATACCTGAATTGCCTTGGCATATGCATCCTTCTGACCTGATTTTACAGCTTGAGCAAGGTATTCATTTCCTCTAGatgtaaaaatttcaatttgttttttgatggtGCTCTGGAACATGTCTTGATCAAGTTTGGTTTATCATACTTTTACCTGCAGtttaaatattgcatatttATTACTACTGTATTAGGACCAATATGGTTTACGAGTAGGAAGTTTCGACATTACTATATCAGAGATTAAACTAAAATTATATTCTGAAACTTAATTTAGTCTATAATAATGGTGATTTAGGAGTAATACAAACTTACTACAAACAAACAAACTAACGTCTACTCGGTACCCTACATCAACAACAAAACCAATTTGTTGTTTCCGTCTGCTATACCTTCATACTACAATCAGacaattctgcaattgaacctaTGTTAAACCCCACCGAACCGAAAATATCGCAATGCCTGCATTTCTCAAAAGTTTACTGCCCGATGAGAGTGTAACtcatattgtttttcacttaGATTCTATAACACAAAGCAAGATTGTTCAATTCTGAACTAGATATTTTCAAATCTGTATGCCCATGCCAATATCTGCATTTTGTTGATTTCAAAATACCGTAATCCCTAtaacgttaccggtacctatcTACAGATCTAATGGACTAATGCTGTATTAGTGAAACCACAACCGCAATATCAGCTCACTGCTGTCTTCAGACCTTACAACGACAGAATGACAAGTTGAAGGCCTTGTGTTTCTGTATTTCTTATTCATACAGTCATAAGGATGAGATTTCAGGATTTAGAAGGGGAGAAGGAAAGTCAATAAAACAGTTTACCACTGCCTCCCATTCCtattaccattccatgtcatgtagcggtatgggattagatagttatatgttttcggaagcatgaacttgatggcggaggaagccgtaaccgaccagcggttaccgTACCCTACGTcattatgtgaaccaccctagaTTGGATGCACAGACATGACCCACCATCCCACAGTCTATATTCAtgatatttatgtttattttgttatGATTTAGGCTACAGGTACCGTAGTCTATCTATTTTATGTCAGTATGTGTTTTCTTCCTTCTCGGGCAGTTGTGAAGGCGTTTCCACTTATTCAGGTTTTATCCATTCCCAAATTCTCAATCTGTCCCTTTTTTTGCGAATTATGAATTAATCGAAATGAAATCTATCTAGGCCTAT encodes:
- the LOC144425699 gene encoding tetratricopeptide repeat protein 24-like, with protein sequence MFQSTIKKQIEIFTSRGNEYLAQAVKSGQKDAYAKAIQEFVKSYKFALLLNSKDGMEQICAFNLGAAHIAGGDTARGINVLHTVLEHETFVKTPSILPNSQSEKGDVYFNLAIGYEKIGDIEKASKFYQLALLAYGNNEKNQQKAAETNLKLANIYNKQNELSEARKHFLHASDIYQKLQDTENMVLALICQANAAVSDSTVSREECIRLLGSCCKKSAALKHANLQGKILCEVGLMYATLSCLNRALLCFEKSIRLCNKNTNPRRRAIALQNSGAILNSMGFYGESIPRHSESAQMHGLLGNRNAQGQSFCNLAFAQSQLQMYEEASESYLHALQAFRDTEDKQGQWQCHEGLGSIAFNSGSLDKAVEHFTFAVSIQTQKDSLESRKRIVGKLTNAIEMRADKKIVSPKLQLAIEENKEKNESM